Proteins encoded together in one Amblyomma americanum isolate KBUSLIRL-KWMA chromosome 1, ASM5285725v1, whole genome shotgun sequence window:
- the LOC144114327 gene encoding uncharacterized protein LOC144114327 gives MGIRLGLDLLLTLCPSPPRSALLCDSRAALSRLQSNGRGTPLVRDIRSSIERLAQRGCAVRAQWVPGHCGIAGNEEADDLATAAHQLPPTDLSLALEDVRAVIHDHLRKQHPDPHIAGGGSGYVTGGEERDTKDFYANYPLDTFGNLIIKRSKAWRLAFSSVETCT, from the exons atggggatccggctcgggctggacctgctgctgaCCCTCTGCCcttcgccgcccaggagtgctctgctgtgcgactcccgcgccgccctcagccgcctgcaatccaacggccgcggtaccccactagtgcgggacattCGCTCGAGCATAGAGCGCCTCGCGCaaagaggatgcgccgtgcgtgcacagtgggtgcccggtcactgcggcatcgccggcaacgaagaagctgacgacctcgcgaccgccgcacatcaactacctcccacTGATCTGTCCCTCgcgctggaggatgtgcgtgcggtcatccacgaccatctccgaaagcagcaccccgacccacacatcgcaggag gtGGCTCGGGCTACGTCACCGGAGGCGAGGAACGTGACACCAAGGACTTTTACGCCAACTACCCATTGGACACCTTCGGGAATTTGATCATTAAAAGATCCAAAGCGTGGCGCCTGGCTTTTAGCTCGGTTGAGACGTGCACCTGA